AATTATCACCTTATCGAAACGtctgtttttttacaaaagataaaCATAAAGGACACTCAGTTGGGTTACACTTTCACACCAACCAGCCACCCATCTGGCAGACAAAACCTTGATTAAGAGGACAACTGTCATATGTTGCATTATTGTTGCTTCTCAGAGAATCCTGTTTAAAACAGGTAAGACAGTAGTATGGACCATACTTGTGACACAAAGTGAATATGTTAGATCTGATGATAAtcctgataaaaaaaactttatagaACATCAatcatattcaaacatttacaaagAATATTTGGCATGAATATGTTGAACTCACCAGCCTTTTCAGTTGTTGAAGCCTCAATAAATGATCCCTCTCCACGTCCAAACTGTGTGCGTGCATACACGTGTATCCGATACTTCATGTTGGGCAAGAGACCACTCAGCACCGCACTCACAGAATTGGGGTCATTTATCTGTTCACTGCGGTCATGTAGGGAGCCAAGGGCTAGGCCATCAACTAGAAGAAAGATAGACCATAGTGTTCATTATTGAAAAGAACCTTATTACGTCAATTTAATGTATGCTTTACTTGTAATTAATACATTGATTTTCTGATCCTTATGCCAAATCTAACCAGTCTGGTAGGCGATGTCATATCCCCTGATGATGCCATTTCTGTCTTCATTTAGGGGAGGCAACCACACCAGGGTGAAAGAGTTACTGCTCCGGATTCTCGCCTCCAGCATGTTCACTGGGCCAGGCACTGAAAAATCATACATACAAAGTAATTCCTATATAAGACactcatttgactttgaaaacTTTTAGCACTTTATGTATTAGATAGTCAATAACCAAGGCCTAAATACGATAATGTCATATGCCGtaacaacacaacacaaacCTCCTTCATAAGTTGTAAAAGTTATCGGATCTGAAGGTCGGCCAACATAGAAGTTGTTGGTAACACAGATCTGGAGGCTGATGGCTGCATTCTGGGGCAAGTTACGCATAATGTAGCTGGACTTTATGGACTGACTCCCCGCAGGGACTTCCTTGGGCAGGACCTCAACCCATGATACCTCTCTCTCCTGGAACGTGCTCATTTTCTCGTCTACTCGCCAAAACTGAACCTGGTTACAGTGAGTAAAAAGACTTGGTAGCTGAGAGTATCGAATCAGTTTGAAAGATTTTTCAGTTAGAAAAGCCTTTTAAATAGGACTTTTGTGAATGTATGATCTTGGAATGACAATTGCTAAAAGTATTGCTTTATATGTATCAAAGCATtgcatattcatttaaatataaaagtaaatttaataaaatgaccATTAAAGCCACCAAAAGGCAATGAGCAGTTATCTCGATCCCCTTACCTTGAAAGCCCTGAACTCTCCATGTATCTGTGCGATGGCTCCGGATTCCTCAAGCCAGATTTTGTCCCAGGTCCAGGTCAGCTTGACTGTCGATGCAGAGATATCGGACACCTCCACATTCTTCACTATCGCTCCAGGTACTTAACAACATAGATGCAGTGTTAAGGTAAGGTATCACTAAAAGTCTCAACACTACCATGTAAATAAGTGCATTGTAATATATAGATATACTCTTAACAATGATATTGCAAAACCTAACTTCATTTACATTCCAAGTTTACTTTtggtttaaaaagttaaaattttcAAGAAGTACctataataatttcaacaatGCAGCTAGTAGATGGATCAAGTGCCCATAGATCCAAACATAAAGTGGCAAAACTTACCATCTTCATAAGAATACAGAGTCTTTTCCTGTGCCTCTGTGGTGGAATCTCCAATGCTGTTTTTAGCCTGGACCCTTACTGCATACGGGAAGTAAGGGTCTGTTGCCATGTGTTCCAGTGTGTTGTTCATCCAGTTATCCACATTATAGGTGGTTCCCTGCGCAATGCTGCCACGTTGTCGTACGGTCACCTGGTACTTGAAGCCGGGGCCATTGTGTTCTAGAAGGTTCATTGGCTAGGGGaatagaaattgcatgaaatcTCTAGTTTATCAATTATACCTGCAATGTGAATTTTTTTTCCTCATGAAGTGTAACTtcattgtattgaataattCAACAAGACATAAAATTGTTCTACAAATAAACTCTGCAatattttacacacaaaaaaaatatactgataTGACAATTCTTATTACGTCTTCTTATTTACAAGAACTTCATTTCAAACCATATTTATAACCCATAccctcaaaaaatgtttaaaaatcttaatgttacatattttttatcttaaaccAACAGGAATGTCATTGGTGCAAATGATGGTTAAACAATGAATAACACTTTTATTAGAGTACCATCCTTTAAAACCCACTTTACAAGACATATACAATCTTCAGAAATcataactagaactccgcgagtcagATGTGTAGCctgacaaattatttactgtcgacattatagctgttagactggcattttattcatttatagacaatgatgttgccatttaactttcaagtgtaggtggcatttgacaGTGCGGACTGAATTGGGAAAGATATCCATGGTATTCAGGATGTGTAAACCAGCAGTTATATACACACCCAAATGAATtgctcattttctgacatcaaTGTTTGTTACATACACATTCTCAATGacattctttaacattttagcGCTAATTGTGCTCCTTTGTCACCTAAAGCCGATGCCCGAGTGCATTTgaagtatggtgtgaaaaactatggCATGATCACAagttcgaaataagaattgataaattaaataggtgcgaaataccaaatcgggacCGTAATTAATAGGAATGGCCAATGATTTCGGACTAGCCATTTCAGACAaaagattaaaaatttagttaaacaaaggagtaaaatcgggatcgatttttcttttggaaatagggataatttcggataaacggtgttcagaatagcggtgttcaactgtatatgAAAAGTGAAGAAACACAAAAG
The sequence above is drawn from the Mya arenaria isolate MELC-2E11 chromosome 14, ASM2691426v1 genome and encodes:
- the LOC128215881 gene encoding neuroglian-like, which produces MNLLEHNGPGFKYQVTVRQRGSIAQGTTYNVDNWMNNTLEHMATDPYFPYAVRVQAKNSIGDSTTEAQEKTLYSYEDVPGAIVKNVEVSDISASTVKLTWTWDKIWLEESGAIAQIHGEFRAFKVQFWRVDEKMSTFQEREVSWVEVLPKEVPAGSQSIKSSYIMRNLPQNAAISLQICVTNNFYVGRPSDPITFTTYEGVPGPVNMLEARIRSSNSFTLVWLPPLNEDRNGIIRGYDIAYQTVDGLALGSLHDRSEQINDPNSVSAVLSGLLPNMKYRIHVYARTQFGRGEGSFIEASTTEKAAIGTPKFEIYNVHENSFNVTWVPDAYFGKHIVHYVEYRKEGHSDWQRSTDEIINNYKAINGLERGTYYEVRVTAYDGLYRASSEVQNVGTVGFAAARAIGSNYGWFIGILVAGVLLIGAAVWIYLMHRWRKQDPRVQEKPKTPRDAKAKKSEHEKMYRDSDEDFDR